From Coleofasciculus sp. FACHB-T130, a single genomic window includes:
- a CDS encoding saccharopine dehydrogenase NADP-binding domain-containing protein, whose amino-acid sequence MSSNFLLYGANGYTGTLIARLAVQQGLRPILAGRNSEKLQPLATSLGLEHRAFSLENESAVDAALQDVAAVLHCAGPFSRTSKPMVEGCLRTKTHYLDITGEVAVFEAIAAKDAEAIKAGVMLLPGVGFDVVPSDCLAAHLKKQLPSATSLALAFTAGQTSRGTATTIVEAQKQGGLVRRGGVLTPVLTAWKTRTIDFGEGPVLGTTLPWGDVSTAFYSTGIPNIEVYMATPRSTYWALVASRYLGWLLGSPPMQSLQKRLIQAQPPGPTDAQRQQGKTRLWGEVSDNGTTKVSRLQCPEGYTLTALTALAIVTKVLAGQVSVGFQTPSKVYGADLILEIEGVERSDINSDINNG is encoded by the coding sequence ATGTCCTCAAACTTTTTGTTATACGGTGCGAATGGCTATACCGGAACCCTGATTGCGCGATTGGCAGTGCAGCAAGGGTTACGCCCGATTCTGGCAGGACGCAATTCCGAAAAGTTGCAGCCGTTGGCGACATCGCTTGGTTTAGAACATCGCGCCTTTAGCCTAGAAAATGAGTCCGCCGTGGATGCGGCACTCCAGGATGTTGCAGCCGTACTCCACTGTGCAGGGCCATTCTCCCGCACCTCAAAGCCAATGGTTGAAGGGTGCCTGCGGACAAAAACCCATTATTTGGATATTACCGGAGAAGTTGCAGTATTCGAGGCGATCGCTGCCAAAGACGCTGAGGCAATTAAAGCAGGCGTAATGCTGCTTCCCGGCGTCGGTTTTGATGTCGTTCCTTCTGACTGTCTCGCCGCTCATCTCAAGAAACAGCTGCCTTCAGCAACAAGTCTGGCGCTGGCTTTCACCGCTGGTCAGACATCGCGGGGAACTGCCACAACAATCGTAGAAGCTCAGAAGCAAGGAGGCTTAGTGCGGCGGGGTGGCGTTCTCACTCCAGTTCTAACTGCCTGGAAAACTCGAACCATCGACTTTGGAGAAGGCCCTGTTTTAGGCACCACACTTCCTTGGGGAGATGTGTCTACCGCTTTCTACAGCACGGGGATTCCCAATATTGAAGTTTATATGGCAACTCCTCGCTCCACTTACTGGGCGCTAGTCGCAAGTAGATATTTGGGTTGGTTATTGGGGTCGCCACCCATGCAAAGCTTACAGAAACGTCTAATCCAAGCTCAACCACCAGGACCAACTGATGCACAAAGGCAACAGGGAAAAACTAGATTGTGGGGAGAGGTGTCAGATAATGGCACAACTAAGGTATCCCGGTTGCAATGCCCAGAAGGCTATACGCTGACGGCACTGACAGCGCTGGCTATTGTTACTAAGGTGCTTGCCGGACAGGTGAGTGTCGGCTTTCAGACGCCTTCCAAAGTCTATGGTGCCGATTTGATTTTAGAAATTGAGGGGGTTGAGCGGTCAGATATTAACTCAGATATTAACAATGGGTAA
- a CDS encoding DUF937 domain-containing protein — MGLFDQIINALDSPDREATPGQMDNIFGTVQQVSNNYGADPSAVQSTMSLVGNYVRSALQQKQATEGPQQAQALVNQYGGTSPNPQAVDALFGFSQVPQIVQVIAQRTGLNPAMIQQMLPILVPLVLNLLKTGSSAQNPQGSNPVLNTFLDADRDGDVDIADAMQLAARHLGR; from the coding sequence ATGGGACTTTTTGACCAAATTATCAATGCCCTAGACAGTCCAGATCGCGAAGCGACTCCCGGACAGATGGATAATATTTTTGGCACCGTGCAGCAGGTCAGCAATAATTATGGTGCCGACCCGTCAGCAGTGCAATCTACAATGTCCCTTGTCGGTAACTACGTGCGCTCTGCTCTACAACAGAAGCAAGCGACCGAAGGCCCCCAACAAGCGCAAGCCCTTGTCAATCAATATGGCGGCACTTCTCCCAATCCTCAAGCCGTTGATGCGCTTTTTGGTTTTTCCCAAGTGCCGCAAATCGTGCAAGTCATTGCTCAAAGAACCGGCTTGAATCCGGCGATGATTCAACAGATGTTGCCAATTCTCGTTCCCCTGGTGTTAAATCTCCTAAAAACTGGCTCCAGCGCTCAAAATCCGCAAGGCTCGAATCCAGTTCTGAATACTTTCTTAGATGCTGACCGCGATGGCGATGTCGATATTGCTGATGCGATGCAGTTAGCAGCTCGCCATCTGGGTAGATAA
- a CDS encoding ATP-binding protein codes for MISEPNVRKPQIRLGSAFPHPVSITGWLSRVTGRFSVSQKISYGYGLTLGIAVLGTAAGFMIGDYYQQRATKLHEYSNQELNLLHRLQNGVLQARTHQQQLIPLAENPELFWDEYSHFLEHTAEIKRILSQIKSYTNSAVYQREAAAHVHADGIPSFLKTYENVPEIYFHQVDELVQQIELSHLKPEKIQEAQKLLLNFTNGSVALNFDGLSDDLTGVIQGSYQDVKQAELALIAAETIRFQIIVASILLSIAIAILLAIYTSRAIVRPLKAATDVAQRATQESNFGLQVPITTEDEVGMLATSLNQLILQVGHLLQEQKADSELRLIQSEKMSSLGRMLAGVAHEINNPVNFIYGNLAYAGDYVKELLALLETYQAEITNPPKAIQVQAEEIDIDFLKQDLPKVLQSMKVGSDRVRQIVLSLKDFSRLDDPKPNSVDLHACLESTLLILNNRIKNNINIIQNYGDIPSIEGYTGLLYQVFMNLLSNAIDALEEAKEPGEIVISTERLNKDTVGVRIADNGSGIAPEHQEKIFDAFFTTKPRGIGTGLGLAISRQIIVEKHGGKFSCKSEVGRGTELAIALPIKHQVGAASTSTTKILC; via the coding sequence ATGATCTCTGAGCCAAACGTCAGGAAGCCTCAGATACGCTTAGGCAGTGCGTTCCCTCACCCAGTCAGTATCACAGGCTGGCTCAGCCGGGTCACTGGTCGTTTCAGCGTTAGCCAAAAAATTAGTTATGGATATGGGCTAACCCTAGGCATTGCCGTTTTGGGAACGGCTGCCGGATTTATGATTGGAGATTACTATCAGCAACGAGCTACGAAGTTGCATGAATATAGCAACCAAGAACTCAACCTTCTCCATCGCTTGCAAAATGGCGTACTACAGGCACGTACGCACCAACAACAATTGATTCCGCTAGCAGAAAATCCGGAATTGTTTTGGGACGAATACTCTCATTTTCTGGAACATACTGCTGAAATTAAGCGGATATTGTCTCAAATCAAATCTTATACAAACAGCGCCGTTTATCAACGCGAGGCAGCGGCTCATGTACACGCTGATGGAATACCCAGTTTTCTAAAAACTTACGAAAACGTACCAGAAATCTATTTTCATCAGGTTGATGAATTAGTACAGCAAATTGAGCTGTCTCATTTAAAGCCAGAAAAAATTCAGGAAGCACAAAAACTACTTTTAAATTTTACGAATGGTTCTGTAGCGCTAAATTTTGATGGTCTCTCAGACGACTTAACTGGAGTTATTCAGGGATCTTACCAGGATGTTAAGCAGGCAGAACTGGCTTTGATTGCTGCGGAAACAATCCGATTTCAAATTATTGTTGCAAGTATTTTATTGTCAATTGCGATCGCTATCCTTTTAGCCATCTACACTTCTCGCGCCATCGTCCGTCCCCTGAAAGCTGCAACTGATGTAGCACAGCGGGCAACTCAAGAATCTAATTTTGGCTTGCAAGTGCCGATTACAACTGAAGATGAAGTGGGAATGTTGGCAACCTCCCTCAATCAGCTCATCCTCCAGGTGGGGCACCTTTTGCAAGAACAAAAAGCAGACAGCGAGTTACGGCTAATCCAAAGTGAGAAAATGTCTAGTTTGGGACGAATGCTTGCCGGAGTCGCCCATGAAATCAATAATCCGGTCAACTTCATCTATGGCAACTTGGCTTATGCGGGTGACTACGTTAAAGAACTTCTCGCATTACTAGAAACTTACCAAGCTGAAATTACCAACCCTCCTAAAGCGATTCAAGTTCAAGCCGAAGAAATCGATATCGATTTTCTTAAACAAGACCTGCCAAAAGTTCTGCAATCGATGAAAGTCGGTTCTGACCGAGTTCGACAAATTGTTTTAAGTTTAAAAGATTTCTCTCGCCTAGACGATCCAAAACCGAATTCTGTAGATTTGCACGCCTGTCTTGAGAGTACCTTGCTGATTCTAAATAATCGGATTAAAAACAATATCAATATTATTCAAAACTACGGTGATATCCCAAGCATTGAAGGTTACACCGGCTTGCTTTATCAGGTATTTATGAATCTACTGAGCAATGCTATTGATGCTCTAGAAGAGGCAAAAGAGCCTGGAGAAATCGTGATTTCTACAGAACGCCTAAACAAGGATACCGTTGGGGTGCGGATTGCTGACAACGGTTCTGGTATTGCGCCCGAACATCAGGAGAAAATCTTTGATGCCTTTTTTACTACGAAACCGAGAGGTATTGGAACCGGCTTGGGTCTAGCGATTAGCCGTCAAATTATCGTAGAGAAACATGGCGGGAAATTTAGCTGCAAATCAGAAGTTGGTAGAGGGACAGAGTTAGCGATCGCTTTACCCATCAAACATCAAGTGGGTGCCGCATCAACATCAACAACAAAAATTCTCTGCTAA
- a CDS encoding GTP-binding protein: MPLSRLLTLIVGLSVILGLMLWLINSLYRLYIQISFTAPLLGNLLLLLLIVLLGVLIGGFIYYVMILQGTAKGSRQRRRLPKVPEAKTEAASETLKAVRQQVAQIQDEVSRQALLERSREIEANLARGELLVVVFGTGSAGKTSLVNALIGRMVGRVDAPMGTTEVGETYVLKLKGLNRQILITDTPGILEAGVAGSQREQLARQLATEADLLLFVVDNDLRQSEYNPLRTLAEIGKRSLLILNKTDLYTDTDKETILARLRERVRGFIATADVVAIAANPQLAELESGETFQPEPDVMPLIRRMAVVLRAEGEDLVADNILLQSQRLGDEARRLLDAQRRRQAEKVVERFQWIGAGVITVTPLPVVDLLATAAVNAQMVVEIGRIYGCELNMDRGRELALSLGKTLASLGIVQGAIELLSRVLQLSVAAYPIGKVIQGVTAAYLTRIAGKSFIEYFRHDQDWGDGGITEVVQRQFQLNRRDEFIKTFVQEAIARVVKPLAEAKEPQEERQSDPPQQ; encoded by the coding sequence ATGCCCCTGTCGCGCTTATTAACGCTGATCGTTGGCCTCAGTGTAATTCTGGGGCTGATGCTGTGGCTGATTAATTCTCTCTATCGGCTGTATATTCAGATTTCTTTTACGGCACCTTTACTGGGAAATCTGCTGCTTTTGTTGCTGATTGTCCTACTGGGGGTGCTAATCGGTGGATTTATCTACTATGTGATGATTCTTCAGGGGACTGCAAAAGGTTCGCGGCAACGCCGCAGATTGCCGAAAGTCCCGGAAGCGAAGACAGAGGCGGCTTCAGAAACCCTCAAAGCAGTGCGGCAGCAAGTAGCACAGATTCAGGATGAGGTGTCGCGGCAGGCATTGCTGGAGCGATCGCGCGAAATTGAAGCAAATTTGGCGCGTGGGGAACTGTTAGTCGTCGTATTTGGCACGGGTTCTGCTGGCAAGACTTCTCTGGTGAACGCCCTGATTGGGCGCATGGTAGGACGGGTAGACGCGCCAATGGGAACGACGGAGGTAGGGGAAACTTACGTTCTCAAGTTGAAAGGATTAAATCGGCAAATTTTGATTACCGATACGCCCGGAATTTTAGAAGCAGGGGTAGCAGGAAGCCAGCGAGAACAACTAGCACGGCAATTGGCAACTGAAGCAGATTTGTTGTTATTTGTCGTAGATAATGACTTGCGGCAGTCGGAGTATAACCCGCTGCGAACCTTGGCAGAGATTGGCAAGCGATCGCTGTTGATTCTCAACAAAACCGATCTTTATACAGACACCGATAAAGAAACGATTCTGGCGCGTCTGCGGGAACGAGTACGGGGATTTATCGCCACCGCTGATGTGGTTGCGATCGCTGCGAATCCCCAGCTTGCCGAATTGGAGAGTGGCGAAACCTTCCAACCCGAACCCGATGTGATGCCGTTAATTCGCCGCATGGCAGTGGTTCTCAGAGCCGAAGGGGAAGACTTAGTGGCTGACAACATCCTACTGCAATCTCAGAGACTGGGAGACGAAGCTCGACGCCTGCTGGATGCTCAGCGCAGACGCCAAGCGGAGAAGGTGGTAGAACGTTTTCAGTGGATTGGGGCGGGTGTCATCACCGTGACACCCCTACCAGTGGTGGATTTGCTAGCAACCGCCGCTGTAAATGCCCAAATGGTTGTAGAAATTGGCAGAATTTACGGTTGTGAACTGAATATGGATCGAGGGCGCGAATTAGCGCTTTCTTTAGGGAAAACTCTCGCGAGTTTGGGAATTGTCCAAGGAGCAATTGAGTTGCTTTCTAGAGTCCTCCAACTGAGTGTCGCCGCCTATCCTATTGGTAAGGTGATTCAAGGCGTTACCGCCGCTTATTTGACTCGAATTGCTGGGAAGAGTTTTATTGAATACTTCCGTCACGATCAAGATTGGGGCGATGGCGGAATCACAGAAGTTGTGCAGCGACAGTTTCAGCTAAATCGCCGGGATGAGTTTATCAAGACATTTGTGCAAGAAGCGATCGCGCGAGTCGTCAAACCTTTAGCAGAAGCGAAAGAACCGCAAGAGGAACGCCAATCAGATCCGCCTCAACAATAG
- a CDS encoding 2OG-Fe(II) oxygenase, which translates to MKKAPLENPIFTVPNVLSKAECAEYIAITENIGYTPAGLTVGQDEYIMAPSIRNNDRVILDDEELAANLWHRVETYVPRIGNWCAMGLNERLRFYRYDPGQRFAPHHDGSYWRTNGDHSRLTFMIYLSEDFEGGETLFFSPNVSIVPQIGMALFFIHEIKHEGAPVIQGRKYVLRSDVMYTYASQ; encoded by the coding sequence ATGAAAAAAGCGCCTTTAGAAAATCCGATTTTTACCGTCCCAAACGTTCTATCAAAAGCAGAGTGTGCCGAGTATATCGCTATAACCGAAAACATAGGCTATACTCCGGCTGGTCTCACCGTAGGACAGGATGAATACATAATGGCTCCATCAATCCGAAATAACGATCGGGTGATTTTGGATGATGAAGAACTTGCGGCAAATTTATGGCATCGTGTGGAAACTTATGTTCCCAGAATCGGTAACTGGTGTGCAATGGGACTTAATGAGCGCTTGCGGTTCTACCGATACGATCCAGGTCAGCGCTTCGCACCGCATCACGACGGTAGTTATTGGCGAACAAACGGCGACCATAGCCGTTTAACTTTTATGATTTATCTGAGCGAAGACTTTGAGGGAGGCGAAACTCTGTTTTTTTCACCCAACGTCTCTATAGTTCCTCAAATCGGTATGGCGCTGTTCTTTATCCACGAAATAAAACATGAAGGCGCACCCGTAATCCAAGGTCGAAAGTATGTACTGCGTTCAGACGTGATGTACACGTATGCGAGCCAATAA
- a CDS encoding putative 2-dehydropantoate 2-reductase — translation MSNRSYAILGTGALGGYYGAKLQRAGLNVHFLLHSDYEQVCQQGLVIESPDGDFTLPHVNAYPDANKMPPCDVVVVALKTTQNHLLPEMLPFMVKDDGVVLVLQNGLGVEEKVAKIVGSERVMGGLCFLCSNKVGPGHIRHLDYKAITLGEYTPDYQPAGITERMRQIASDFESADIPIQLAEDLLFARWQKLVWNIPYNGLSVVLDATTDELMNNLHTRLLAEQLMGEVLVGASAFGRKIPDSFVEKMLDHTAKMKPYRTSMKIDYDEGRPLEVETMFGNPLRTAQAAGVDLPKIAMLYQQLKFLDARNRHK, via the coding sequence ATGTCTAATCGGAGTTACGCCATCCTCGGAACAGGAGCGCTGGGGGGCTACTACGGAGCTAAACTACAACGAGCGGGGCTGAATGTCCACTTCCTGTTGCACAGCGACTACGAACAAGTCTGTCAACAGGGTTTAGTCATTGAGTCCCCAGACGGCGATTTTACCCTCCCCCACGTTAACGCCTACCCTGACGCTAACAAAATGCCACCTTGCGATGTGGTAGTTGTGGCGCTGAAAACGACGCAAAACCACCTGCTACCTGAAATGCTGCCATTTATGGTTAAGGATGATGGCGTTGTCTTAGTGCTGCAAAATGGTCTAGGAGTTGAAGAGAAAGTCGCCAAAATTGTTGGTTCGGAACGGGTGATGGGAGGCTTGTGCTTTCTCTGCTCTAATAAAGTGGGGCCAGGACACATCCGCCACCTAGACTATAAGGCGATTACACTCGGCGAATATACCCCCGATTACCAACCCGCCGGGATTACCGAGCGAATGCGTCAGATTGCCAGCGACTTTGAAAGTGCTGACATCCCTATCCAACTTGCTGAAGACTTGCTGTTTGCTCGTTGGCAGAAACTGGTCTGGAATATCCCATATAACGGGCTTTCTGTGGTTCTTGACGCCACAACAGATGAGCTGATGAACAATCTTCACACGCGATTATTAGCCGAGCAGTTAATGGGTGAAGTGCTGGTAGGTGCATCTGCTTTTGGTCGGAAGATTCCTGATAGCTTTGTCGAAAAGATGCTCGATCACACGGCAAAGATGAAGCCGTACCGCACCAGTATGAAAATCGACTATGACGAAGGGCGTCCTCTAGAGGTGGAAACCATGTTCGGTAATCCCCTACGAACTGCACAAGCAGCAGGTGTTGATTTGCCGAAAATTGCGATGCTTTACCAGCAGCTAAAATTCTTGGATGCTAGAAATCGCCACAAATAG
- a CDS encoding ABC transporter ATP-binding protein produces MNSVEDKSGEPITVYRQSVVQTFELRKVYRTGFWLNQKIESLKSCTLSVFEGETFGLLGPNGAGKTTLLKTLLGIVRPTGGRGVLLGKPLGDREVKQRIGYLPENAYFYDFLTGWEFLQFTAGLFQIPKSVQRQRIPQLLELVGLAQSAARKKQMRQYSKGMLQRVGMAQALINDPELVFLDEPMSGLDPMGRYQMREIILSLKKQGKTIFFNSHVLAEVEQICDRVAILAQGELICVGSLDELLGIAESYHVRGKGGNLEVLKRWIPDLAFEHNGWHGHLQGEPQEFLASLRLMGAHLTTMNLSRPSLEDFFIQQLQQRGIRSSS; encoded by the coding sequence ATGAATTCTGTTGAAGATAAGTCAGGGGAACCGATTACCGTTTACCGTCAATCGGTAGTACAGACTTTTGAACTGCGAAAGGTTTATCGCACCGGATTTTGGCTAAATCAAAAAATTGAATCTCTCAAAAGCTGCACGCTGTCGGTGTTTGAGGGGGAAACATTTGGACTGCTAGGACCGAATGGGGCTGGGAAAACGACGCTGTTAAAGACGCTTTTGGGAATAGTACGCCCTACAGGTGGACGAGGGGTACTACTGGGAAAACCTTTGGGCGATCGCGAGGTGAAACAACGCATCGGTTATTTACCGGAAAACGCCTATTTCTATGACTTTCTCACCGGCTGGGAGTTTTTGCAATTTACGGCTGGATTATTTCAAATCCCGAAATCAGTGCAGCGTCAACGCATTCCCCAACTACTGGAATTAGTTGGATTGGCTCAATCCGCTGCCCGTAAAAAGCAGATGCGTCAGTATTCTAAAGGGATGCTGCAACGGGTAGGCATGGCTCAAGCGCTGATTAACGATCCAGAACTGGTATTTTTGGATGAGCCGATGTCGGGTCTTGACCCAATGGGGCGCTACCAGATGCGAGAGATTATTTTATCCCTCAAGAAACAGGGAAAGACAATTTTTTTTAATAGTCATGTTTTGGCGGAAGTGGAGCAGATATGCGATCGCGTCGCTATCCTCGCCCAAGGTGAGCTGATTTGCGTCGGTTCCCTCGATGAACTCCTTGGCATCGCCGAATCCTACCACGTCAGAGGTAAAGGCGGGAACCTGGAGGTTCTCAAACGCTGGATACCCGATTTAGCATTTGAGCATAATGGCTGGCATGGTCACTTACAAGGCGAACCCCAAGAGTTTCTGGCTAGCCTCCGTTTGATGGGTGCTCATCTAACGACAATGAACCTCTCCCGTCCTTCTCTAGAGGACTTTTTTATTCAGCAGCTACAACAACGTGGCATTCGTTCCAGTAGTTGA
- a CDS encoding fasciclin domain-containing protein, producing the protein MADLLETATNEGSFKTLVNALEAAGLFEILKSPGPYTVFAPTDEAFAKIPEDTLASWMDNIPKLKQILMYHVLFGDVRTDNFVEIDSAETVEGGILGIDSTDDGFKVNDAKVLKTDILTDNGVIHVIDSVLTPTIMSK; encoded by the coding sequence ATGGCTGACCTTTTAGAAACTGCCACTAATGAAGGATCTTTCAAAACTCTGGTTAATGCTCTTGAGGCTGCTGGTCTGTTTGAGATTCTCAAGAGTCCAGGACCCTATACTGTCTTTGCTCCAACTGACGAAGCATTTGCCAAAATTCCAGAGGATACACTGGCTTCTTGGATGGACAACATCCCCAAGCTGAAGCAAATTTTAATGTATCACGTCCTGTTTGGGGATGTTAGAACTGATAACTTCGTCGAGATAGATTCCGCTGAGACAGTTGAGGGCGGCATTCTGGGGATTGATAGCACCGACGACGGTTTTAAAGTGAATGATGCGAAGGTGCTAAAAACAGATATCCTTACCGATAACGGCGTCATCCATGTCATTGATTCAGTACTTACACCGACGATAATGTCTAAATAG